Proteins encoded together in one Aminipila butyrica window:
- the dapB gene encoding 4-hydroxy-tetrahydrodipicolinate reductase, with amino-acid sequence MNIAIVGAGAMGKVLEDAAVRRQGTRCVGVIEPLQGLRLRDIRERVDVVVDFSHPVNLNRIEEFVREAACGLVMATTGFSQKQEQQIRELAQLVPVVQAANFSLGIAVMKRALEQITPVLQDSFDMEIIEKHHRNKVDAPSGTANFLAQILNPDGAYRLTAGRQGEKKRGKEIGIHAVRGGSIAGEHTVIFAGEDEMLEIKHTALSKKVFALGALKAAEFLYEKLEVSRAGGEKAAGLYSIEEVLFS; translated from the coding sequence ATGAACATAGCTATTGTAGGGGCGGGAGCCATGGGAAAGGTTCTGGAGGATGCCGCGGTTCGTCGGCAGGGCACCCGATGCGTGGGGGTCATAGAGCCCTTGCAGGGGCTGCGTCTGAGAGATATTCGAGAACGGGTGGATGTGGTGGTGGACTTCAGCCATCCGGTGAATTTAAACCGGATTGAAGAATTTGTCCGAGAGGCGGCCTGCGGATTGGTGATGGCCACTACTGGATTCAGTCAAAAGCAGGAGCAGCAGATTCGAGAATTGGCGCAGCTGGTGCCGGTTGTTCAAGCTGCTAACTTCTCTTTAGGCATTGCTGTCATGAAGAGGGCCTTGGAGCAAATTACGCCAGTGCTTCAAGATAGTTTTGACATGGAAATCATTGAAAAACATCACCGCAATAAGGTGGATGCTCCCAGCGGCACAGCCAATTTCTTGGCTCAGATACTCAATCCCGATGGAGCGTACCGCCTAACAGCTGGGCGCCAGGGAGAAAAAAAACGGGGTAAAGAAATTGGCATACACGCTGTGCGAGGAGGAAGCATTGCTGGAGAACATACGGTGATTTTTGCAGGAGAAGATGAGATGCTGGAGATTAAGCACACCGCCTTATCCAAAAAGGTTTTTGCACTGGGAGCGTTGAAAGCTGCTGAATTTCTTTACGAAAAGCTGGAAGTAAGCCGGGCCGGTGGGGAGAAGGCCGCTGGTTTATACAGCATTGAAGAGGTACTGTTCTCGTAG
- a CDS encoding S8 family peptidase, with amino-acid sequence MDENILYSENVVDFVIRKGSSYEPLILNHPGLLAHYQVGIYIVCYTTIDVYTQLIPYLGADFINCTPKVLGTLDRESLEASGIIQVQQQPYLNLKGKDVLIGFVDTGIDYTLPVFRYEDGTSKIRYIYDQSIPGAPPEGFPLGTEYTNAQINAALASDDPQALVPHMDLDGHGTFLASVAAGNPIDSFIGAAPDAEIIMVKLKKAYPYYLERFFVPENQQNAFESSFLMIGVQYILEKARALNRPVVLCVGLGSNYDSHDGFGIIEEYLFNIANIPGVCLCIAVGNESQARHHHAEQLYLAELPHTIDVKIGENAGNVFINITNSVSDRISISVRSPTGELVSRVPAKSMSTFTTQLVLERSEVSITYYFPLGGSGDQATILRIRDATPGIWSITLYGDILLGGRIDAWLPLTGFVSPEVEFLSANPYNTITSPANSAGGIRCGAYNSLRNSLYPESSWGPTRSAFDIPDLVAPGYQIGGYYPSGYGTMSGTSVATAITAGACALMMQWGLIGGNNLGFDTSVLRAYLIRGCGRTDAMQYPSPQWGFGTLNLMQTFFYMREL; translated from the coding sequence TTGGATGAAAACATCTTATATTCAGAAAATGTGGTAGATTTCGTCATTCGCAAAGGTTCTTCATATGAACCCTTGATTTTGAATCATCCTGGGCTCCTTGCCCATTATCAGGTAGGCATATATATTGTCTGCTATACCACAATAGACGTCTACACACAACTGATTCCTTATCTGGGTGCTGATTTCATCAACTGCACACCTAAGGTATTGGGCACTCTGGATCGAGAGAGCTTAGAAGCCTCCGGTATCATCCAAGTTCAGCAGCAGCCTTACCTAAACTTGAAAGGAAAAGATGTCTTAATAGGCTTCGTAGACACTGGTATTGATTATACCCTGCCGGTCTTCCGCTATGAAGATGGAACCAGTAAGATTAGATATATTTACGATCAAAGCATTCCCGGGGCGCCGCCTGAAGGCTTTCCTCTGGGCACCGAATACACTAATGCTCAGATTAATGCAGCCCTGGCTTCCGATGACCCCCAAGCGCTGGTCCCCCACATGGATTTGGATGGGCATGGCACCTTTCTAGCCTCCGTAGCTGCCGGAAATCCGATTGATTCCTTTATTGGCGCTGCTCCGGATGCAGAAATTATCATGGTTAAACTGAAAAAAGCTTATCCCTATTATCTAGAGCGCTTTTTCGTGCCAGAAAATCAACAGAACGCCTTTGAATCTTCCTTCCTGATGATTGGCGTCCAATACATTCTTGAAAAAGCAAGGGCCCTTAACCGCCCCGTGGTTCTCTGCGTGGGGCTAGGGTCTAATTATGATAGCCACGACGGGTTTGGCATTATTGAAGAATATTTATTTAACATCGCCAATATTCCTGGTGTCTGCCTCTGCATAGCCGTAGGCAACGAAAGCCAAGCCCGTCATCATCATGCAGAGCAGCTTTATCTGGCAGAACTGCCCCACACTATTGATGTAAAGATAGGAGAGAATGCCGGCAATGTTTTCATCAACATTACCAATAGCGTTAGTGACCGAATCTCCATATCGGTCCGTTCTCCTACGGGAGAGTTAGTCAGTCGTGTTCCTGCTAAATCCATGTCGACCTTCACCACCCAGTTAGTTCTGGAACGATCCGAAGTAAGCATTACCTATTACTTCCCTCTCGGCGGCAGTGGAGATCAGGCAACCATTCTGCGCATACGAGATGCCACCCCTGGTATCTGGAGTATCACCCTTTACGGAGATATTTTGCTGGGCGGGCGGATTGACGCCTGGCTACCGCTGACAGGATTTGTTTCGCCAGAAGTGGAGTTCCTTTCCGCCAATCCCTACAATACCATTACCTCGCCAGCCAATTCTGCGGGAGGTATCCGCTGTGGGGCTTATAATAGCCTGCGCAACAGCCTGTATCCAGAATCCTCCTGGGGCCCTACCCGGTCAGCATTTGATATCCCCGACCTCGTAGCCCCTGGCTATCAAATTGGCGGCTACTATCCAAGCGGTTACGGCACCATGAGCGGCACCAGTGTAGCCACGGCTATCACCGCTGGAGCCTGTGCTCTGATGATGCAGTGGGGCCTAATTGGAGGCAATAACCTAGGGTTTGATACATCTGTGCTCCGGGCCTATTTAATTCGAGGCTGCGGGCGTACAGACGCCATGCAGTATCCCAGCCCCCAATGGGGCTTCGGCACCCTAAATCTGATGCAAACCTTCTTCTACATGCGGGAACTATAG